Below is a window of Actinomycetota bacterium DNA.
GCAACGAGGACGTCGTCGCCGAGCTCGGGCAGGTTCACGGCACCAAGGACGTTGCCGAGATCGGCCGGACCGAGCTTGCACCCGCACCCAGCGCCGTGACTGAAGCTCGTGAGGCGCCGTTCCTGTCGCCGTTCCTGAACAGCCATGCAGGGAGGATACGGCCGCCGAACGACTCGTCCTACGCTTTGCCCCGATGCGTACGGCCGTCGTCGGCCATACCGAGTGGATCGAGTTCGGCCACGTCGACCACGTGCCGAAGCCGGGCGACATCGTCCACGCCACCGGGGCATGGGAGGAGCCCGGCGGCGGCGGCGCGGTCGCGTCCGTGCAGCTCGCGCGGCTCGGCGGATCGTGCACCTTCTTCACCGCGCTCGGCAACGACGAACGCGCGGACTGGACCAGGCGAGAGCTCGGACGGCGCGACGTTCGGGTCGAGGTGGTTGTCCGGAACGAGTCGAGCCGGCGCGCCATTGTGTTCGTCGACCGCAACGGGGAACGGACGATCACCACGCTGGGCCGGCGTCTCGAACCGGTCAAGTCCGACCCGTTGCCATGGGACGAGATCGAGGAAACCGACACCGTCTACTTCACGGCGGGCGACGTGGCGGCCCTCCAGAACGCCCGGCGCGCGC
It encodes the following:
- a CDS encoding PfkB family carbohydrate kinase: MRTAVVGHTEWIEFGHVDHVPKPGDIVHATGAWEEPGGGGAVASVQLARLGGSCTFFTALGNDERADWTRRELGRRDVRVEVVVRNESSRRAIVFVDRNGERTITTLGRRLEPVKSDPLPWDEIEETDTVYFTAGDVAALQNARRARVLVATSRVMDLLAKADVYLDAVVGSGRDPGERFDPDALSTPPGLVVRTDSRHGGRFETADGRDGRYDQVPPPGPVVDTYGAGDSFAAGLTYALGAGLAVEEALALAAKCGAWCVAGQGPYGNQLGAEDL